A genome region from Populus alba chromosome 3, ASM523922v2, whole genome shotgun sequence includes the following:
- the LOC118061334 gene encoding uncharacterized protein yields the protein MIIIASSKYWQRKSIMMRHSGSCEKRRVHRKINRLRAEMAGIRKQQQCIRQGQREIRERFEEIESECDELKRETELVSQASDNNQLRLDIMLKILQARQENDFAKAADLTCSLRKSLLP from the exons ATGATTATCATTGCATCAAGCAAGTACTGGCAGCGAAAATCAATTATGATGAGGCATTCTGGGAGTTGTGAG AAAAGAAGGGtacatagaaaaataaacagACTGAGAGCAGAGATGGCAGGGATTAGGAAGCAGCAACAATGCATCCGACAAGGGCAAAGGGAAATAAGAGAAAGATTTGAAGAGATAGAATCAGAATGTGATGAGCTCAAAAGGGAGACTGAACTTGTATCTCAGGCAAGCGACAACAATCAACTTCGCCTCGATATCATGCTCAAAATCTTGCAAGCAAGACAAGAGAATGACTTCGCTAAAGCTGCTGATCTTACTTGCTCTCTCAG GAAAAGTCTGCTTCCTTGA